From the Vibrio natriegens NBRC 15636 = ATCC 14048 = DSM 759 genome, the window GAAAGCTCCCATCAAAAGACTTACGATATAAGCAGTACAAAATCGCATATTGGTCCCCTACCGCAGCCTACAATTGCGAGGTGTTCGCTTTTGGCAAATAGCTGGGATTGTAGAACTTGTCGTCCAGTTGCCATGGCAAGATCGCCTGATACTCGATCACCGTTTTTTTGCTTGGCTGGATGCTGTCCAACAAGGTCATCTCACTGACGTAATCTCGCGTCTCTTTCGTTGCTCGGCGGTAGTGCGCTTGCTTAGCGAGTTTGCCTGAACGTAGATAAAGATCAGCTTTGATTGGAAACGCATCCTGCTTTGCCAGCCATAGATCGATTTTCTGATAACTCGCGCCTGCAGTTTTAGCGGTCAGGACAAGATGGTAAGTGGCAATGCTCTTGCCGCTCACTGAGGTGGTTTCTGTCGCTTTCCACTCTCCCTGATAATCTTGGCTCCAGGTGAGTGTAGATATATCTCCGATCGATGCTTCGCCCAGTAACTTTTGCATTGGTGTAATGCGAATCGGTCGACGGCTTTTAGGCATTTGGAGCCAGTAGTTATCGCCCATCATCAGCATTTTTTGACCAGCCTCGACTGCCGATTTAAACACCACGAGTGACTCTCGATTGGGACGAGTATAAACATGGTACAAACGGGTCTTATCCAATTCTTGATCTTGGTACAAGCGCACCAACGATACGACTTTAGATGATTGATCCTGTAAGCGGTAGCCATCGGCTTTTTTCATCAATTGCGCCACTTGCTGTGTATCCAGCGCTTGCACATTTGCGGAGACTGCGCCGCAGATTACTAACACCGCCAGTGGCATGGTTCGTTTGAAATTAAACATAAATCAGTGCCTCCGTAATAGGCTTGTTCACCCCTTTGCGTGCCGAGAAAAACGCCGCAACCAGACAAATCAGCAGTACTGCAAATCCGGCAACCGCAACGAGCTCCCAAGAGAAGTAAATAGTGAGAGGATATCCTTCTGTGCGTCCCGGCGGTGGGGGCATCTGCACGTCTACCACCATCAACAAAACCGTTACGACGGCGGTCAGCAGCGCGCCAATCAAGCTGCCAATCACGGCAAGCAACCCCGCTTCTCTTAAGAACCCGGCTATAATTTCACGCGGATAACTTCCCAGCGCAGACAACGTACC encodes:
- a CDS encoding outer membrane lipoprotein-sorting protein, with amino-acid sequence MFNFKRTMPLAVLVICGAVSANVQALDTQQVAQLMKKADGYRLQDQSSKVVSLVRLYQDQELDKTRLYHVYTRPNRESLVVFKSAVEAGQKMLMMGDNYWLQMPKSRRPIRITPMQKLLGEASIGDISTLTWSQDYQGEWKATETTSVSGKSIATYHLVLTAKTAGASYQKIDLWLAKQDAFPIKADLYLRSGKLAKQAHYRRATKETRDYVSEMTLLDSIQPSKKTVIEYQAILPWQLDDKFYNPSYLPKANTSQL